One region of Limnospira fusiformis SAG 85.79 genomic DNA includes:
- a CDS encoding methyltransferase domain-containing protein, which translates to MVGSRIAADLWLSDYITSWDIYAHGVIRVLLSQQTAYQKMEILETVSYGRVLVLDGKLQSCMVDEFLYHEPLVQPALIYHGKPQKVLILGGGEGATVREVLRWHTVKEVVMVDLDQEVVAACKNYLPEMSDRAFDDPRTTVNIDNAINFLDNSSQQWDVIISDLSDPVESGPSFQLFTQEYFSKMARVLKPDGFLVVQAGSTALAGLRFHTKVAHTINQVFPHIQSYSSDVPSFGEPWGFVLASKQPISSRPDPESVNQLLATQTKGGLRMLDGNTLLGLFQIPTYLRNAIASETEVYTLANPPQNHSINNWG; encoded by the coding sequence ATGGTGGGTAGTCGGATAGCAGCCGACTTGTGGCTTAGTGATTATATAACATCTTGGGATATTTATGCTCACGGTGTCATCAGGGTTCTACTTTCTCAGCAGACTGCCTATCAGAAAATGGAGATTTTAGAAACCGTATCTTATGGTCGGGTTTTGGTTTTAGACGGGAAACTGCAATCATGTATGGTTGATGAATTTTTATATCATGAACCCTTAGTGCAACCCGCCTTGATTTATCATGGGAAACCCCAAAAAGTTCTTATATTAGGAGGTGGAGAAGGTGCGACTGTGCGGGAAGTGTTGCGCTGGCATACCGTGAAAGAAGTAGTGATGGTAGACCTAGATCAAGAAGTGGTAGCAGCCTGTAAAAACTATTTACCCGAAATGAGCGATCGCGCCTTTGATGACCCCCGCACCACAGTTAATATTGACAACGCGATTAACTTCCTAGATAACAGTTCTCAACAGTGGGATGTGATTATCTCTGACCTGTCCGACCCGGTAGAGTCAGGACCATCTTTTCAACTGTTTACCCAAGAATATTTTAGCAAAATGGCGCGAGTCCTGAAACCCGATGGTTTCCTAGTAGTACAAGCTGGCTCAACCGCGTTAGCTGGATTGAGGTTTCATACAAAAGTCGCCCATACCATCAATCAAGTATTTCCCCATATCCAAAGCTATAGCAGTGATGTTCCCAGTTTTGGAGAACCTTGGGGGTTTGTGTTAGCATCTAAACAGCCGATTTCCTCCCGACCTGACCCGGAATCAGTTAATCAGTTATTAGCTACCCAGACGAAGGGAGGGTTAAGGATGTTAGACGGAAACACTCTGTTAGGATTATTTCAGATCCCTACCTACCTACGAAATGCGATCGCATCTGAAACCGAAGTGTACACCCTAGCCAACCCCCCTCAAAATCACTCGATAAATAATTGGGGGTGA
- the proB gene encoding glutamate 5-kinase, whose translation MTCTIVVKIGTSSLTQSETGNLALSTLATLVETLTDLRRNGNRVVLVSSGAMGVGRDRLGLTERPRAIALKQAVAAVGQGRLIRVYDDLFTTLKQPIAQVLLTRGDLVQRSGYVNAYNTFQQLLKLGVIPIVNENDTVAVDELRFGDNDTLSALVASLVEADWLFMLTDVESLYSADPRSNPHAKPIHLVTNIQQLQEFQVEVGSSRSSWGTGGMITKIEAARIATSSGVRTVITDGKHPTNLKKILSGDAIGTQFEPQSRPVNSRRHWIANVLVPMGKLYLDPGAIKAIKEGGKSLLAAGIIRVEGEFNPNDSVQLCDNESQEFARGLVNYSSSEMQKIKGCHSEQIPEILGYYGAETVIHRDNLVIV comes from the coding sequence ATGACCTGTACTATTGTTGTCAAAATTGGTACTTCCAGTTTAACCCAGTCGGAAACTGGAAACTTGGCGCTGTCAACCTTGGCGACTCTGGTAGAGACTTTAACCGATCTACGCAGAAACGGAAATCGCGTGGTTTTGGTGTCCTCTGGTGCGATGGGAGTAGGACGCGATCGCCTAGGATTAACCGAAAGACCTAGGGCGATCGCCCTTAAACAAGCCGTCGCCGCCGTCGGACAGGGGCGCTTGATTAGGGTTTATGATGATTTATTTACTACCCTCAAACAACCCATCGCCCAAGTCTTGCTAACTCGCGGAGATTTAGTGCAACGCAGCGGCTATGTCAACGCTTATAATACCTTTCAACAACTGCTCAAATTAGGTGTCATTCCTATTGTCAATGAAAATGATACCGTCGCTGTCGATGAATTACGGTTTGGGGATAATGATACTTTATCGGCTTTAGTGGCTAGTTTAGTAGAAGCAGATTGGCTATTTATGTTAACTGATGTCGAAAGCCTTTATTCCGCCGACCCTCGCAGTAACCCTCATGCTAAACCCATTCATTTAGTTACTAATATTCAACAGTTACAAGAATTTCAAGTCGAGGTAGGTTCCTCCCGCAGCAGTTGGGGGACTGGGGGGATGATTACCAAAATTGAGGCGGCGCGTATTGCTACCAGTTCCGGGGTGCGTACTGTCATTACTGATGGTAAACATCCTACTAATCTTAAAAAAATTCTCAGCGGAGATGCGATCGGTACTCAATTTGAACCTCAATCTCGCCCCGTAAATTCCCGTCGCCACTGGATCGCTAATGTCTTGGTTCCTATGGGTAAACTTTACCTTGACCCCGGCGCAATTAAAGCTATTAAAGAGGGGGGAAAGTCTCTCCTAGCCGCAGGAATTATCAGGGTGGAGGGAGAATTTAACCCTAATGATTCTGTGCAATTATGTGATAATGAAAGCCAAGAATTTGCCAGGGGTTTAGTTAACTATAGTAGTTCCGAAATGCAGAAAATTAAAGGTTGTCACTCGGAACAAATCCCCGAAATTCTCGGTTATTATGGGGCGGAAACTGTCATACATCGAGATAATTTAGTCATTGTGTAG
- a CDS encoding YqeG family HAD IIIA-type phosphatase: protein MSWGKLLEPDLVLGDSIMQLTPDILHQYDLKGLVLDVDETLVPITTQEVSDELREWVENVRPLFSLWLVSNNISNTRISGIANALGLPYINAAAKPSRRKLRQAVDAMDIPTGQIAMVGDRLFTDVLAGNRLGMFTILVEPMVDPMQTGISFSTRSIEVWISKLFGAVLKS, encoded by the coding sequence ATGTCCTGGGGAAAACTTTTAGAACCGGATCTGGTTCTGGGCGACTCGATTATGCAGCTTACACCTGATATCCTTCATCAGTATGATCTCAAAGGACTGGTGTTAGATGTCGATGAGACTTTAGTACCTATCACCACCCAGGAAGTCTCTGATGAGTTGCGAGAGTGGGTAGAAAATGTTAGACCCCTATTTTCCCTCTGGTTAGTTAGCAACAATATCAGCAATACTCGCATTAGTGGTATTGCTAACGCCCTGGGTTTACCATACATTAACGCCGCCGCTAAACCCTCCCGTCGGAAACTTCGTCAAGCGGTCGATGCTATGGATATCCCCACCGGTCAAATTGCAATGGTCGGCGATCGCCTATTTACCGATGTTCTGGCGGGAAACCGTTTGGGAATGTTTACAATTCTAGTGGAACCCATGGTGGACCCCATGCAAACTGGTATATCTTTCTCAACTAGATCTATCGAAGTTTGGATATCTAAACTCTTTGGCGCTGTTTTGAAAAGTTAA
- the ruvX gene encoding Holliday junction resolvase RuvX, which yields MNDIIPKGYISALGLDIGRRRIGVAGCDGTGLIATGLTTIVRTHFEADLAQFQAIIQQRQVQILVVGLPYLSNGELGTQARQIQKYTRRLQKSLALPVEYVDERLTSVEAEQMLKGQKIPLSENKALIDRKAAALILQQWLDQRRNKS from the coding sequence ATGAATGACATCATCCCCAAAGGCTATATATCAGCCCTAGGCTTAGATATCGGTCGCCGTCGCATTGGAGTGGCTGGCTGTGATGGTACCGGATTAATCGCCACCGGGTTAACTACTATTGTCCGCACCCACTTTGAGGCGGATTTGGCCCAGTTTCAAGCCATCATCCAACAGCGCCAGGTGCAAATTTTGGTCGTCGGTTTACCCTATTTGAGCAATGGAGAGTTAGGAACCCAAGCCCGTCAGATCCAAAAATATACCCGACGACTGCAAAAATCCCTGGCTCTACCCGTGGAATATGTGGATGAGCGCTTAACATCTGTGGAGGCTGAACAGATGTTAAAAGGGCAAAAAATCCCCTTGTCTGAGAATAAGGCGCTAATCGATCGCAAAGCTGCCGCCTTGATTCTGCAACAGTGGCTCGATCAACGCCGAAACAAATCCTAG
- the metH gene encoding methionine synthase, giving the protein MESLFLQRLHSPQRPVIIFDGAMGTNLQVQNLTAEDFGGKEYEGCNEYLVHTKPEAVATVHRQFLQAGADVIETDTFGGTSIVLAEYDLADQAYQLNKTAATLAKSVTAEFSSPEKPRFVAGSMGPGTKLPTLGHIDFDTLERAFCQQAEGLFDGGVDLFIVETCQDVLQIKAALNGIEEVFKMKGERRPIMVSVTMEAFGTMLVGSEINAALTILEPYKIDILGLNCATGPDLMKEHIAYLSEHSPFVVSCIPNAGLPENVGGQAHYKLTPLELKMALMHFIEDLGVQVIGGCCGTRPDHIKALAEIAQTLTPKPRHPQITPSAASIYSTVSYEQENSFLIVGERLNASGSKKCRDLLNAEDWDGLVALAKAQVKEGAQILDVNVDYVGRNGVRDMHELVSRLVTNVNLPLMLDSTEWEKMEAGLKVAGGKCLLNSTNYEDGEPRFYKVLELAKKYGAGVVVGTIDEEGMARTAAKKFAIAKRAYNDAIAFGIAATEIFFDPLALPISTGIEEDRENGKATIEAINQMRQELPGCHILLGISNISFGLNPAARQVLNSVFLHETMAVGLDSAIVTANKILPLAKIEPEHQEVCRHLIYDQRQFDGDVCTYDPLTKLTTLFEGKTTKRDRSGDANLPIEERLKQHIIDGERIGLEDALAEALKKYPPLDIINIFLLDGMKVVGELFGSGQMQLPFVLQSAQTMKAAVAYLEPFMEKSESGNNAKGTFVIATVKGDVHDIGKNLVDIILSNNGYKVVNLGIKQPVDNIIAAYREHNADCIAMSGLLVKSTAFMKDNLEVFNQEGITVPVILGGAALTSKFVYEDCQNTYKGRVIYGKDAFSDLTFMDKLMPAKKSGKWEDFKGFLDEFVEDETITANGDNQQSAQPDQPEPDTPKVVDTRRSEAVAVDIDRPTPPFWGVKVLEPADMPFDELFWYLDLQALTAGQWQFRKPQGQPRSEYNQFLEAKVYPILAEWKQRIISENLLHPRAVYGYFPCQSEGNTLLIYDPEKIKAGEISEPITSFEFPRQRSGRRLCIADFFAPKDSGQMDVFPMHAVTVGQIATDYAQKLFAADDYTNYLYFHGMAVQTAEAMAEWLHARIRRELGFGGEDADNIRDILKQRYRGSRYSFGYPACPNMQDQYKQLDLLKAEVIGLYMDESEQLYPEQSTTAIITYHPAAKYFSA; this is encoded by the coding sequence ATGGAAAGCCTATTTTTACAACGCCTTCACAGTCCCCAACGTCCAGTAATCATCTTTGATGGCGCAATGGGAACTAACCTACAAGTCCAAAACCTCACCGCCGAAGACTTTGGGGGGAAAGAATACGAAGGCTGTAACGAATACCTCGTCCATACCAAACCCGAAGCCGTCGCTACCGTCCACCGCCAATTTTTGCAAGCTGGCGCTGATGTTATTGAAACCGATACCTTTGGGGGGACTTCTATCGTCTTAGCAGAATATGACCTCGCCGACCAAGCCTATCAACTGAATAAAACCGCCGCCACACTTGCTAAAAGCGTCACTGCTGAATTTTCCAGCCCCGAAAAACCTCGCTTTGTGGCAGGTTCCATGGGACCGGGGACTAAACTCCCCACCCTCGGACATATTGATTTTGATACCCTAGAACGTGCTTTTTGTCAACAAGCAGAAGGCTTATTTGATGGTGGGGTAGACCTGTTTATTGTCGAAACCTGTCAGGATGTCCTGCAAATTAAAGCCGCCCTTAATGGTATCGAAGAAGTATTTAAAATGAAAGGGGAACGGCGACCAATTATGGTATCCGTAACTATGGAGGCTTTTGGAACTATGTTAGTCGGTTCCGAAATTAACGCCGCCCTAACTATTCTCGAACCCTATAAAATCGATATTTTGGGACTAAACTGCGCCACCGGTCCCGATTTAATGAAGGAACACATCGCCTATTTATCAGAACATTCCCCCTTTGTGGTCTCCTGTATTCCTAACGCTGGTTTACCGGAAAATGTCGGCGGTCAAGCTCATTATAAACTCACCCCCCTAGAGTTAAAAATGGCTTTAATGCACTTTATAGAAGATTTGGGAGTACAGGTGATTGGCGGCTGTTGTGGAACCCGTCCTGACCATATTAAAGCCTTGGCGGAAATTGCCCAAACCTTGACCCCAAAACCTCGCCATCCTCAGATTACACCCTCGGCGGCTTCTATCTACAGTACCGTGAGTTATGAACAGGAAAACTCGTTTTTAATTGTAGGTGAAAGACTCAACGCCAGCGGGTCTAAAAAATGCCGGGATTTACTCAATGCCGAGGACTGGGATGGTTTGGTCGCCCTCGCTAAAGCACAGGTGAAAGAAGGGGCGCAAATTCTTGATGTGAACGTGGATTATGTGGGTCGCAACGGAGTCCGAGATATGCACGAGTTGGTATCTCGACTGGTGACTAATGTTAATTTACCTCTGATGTTGGATTCTACGGAATGGGAAAAAATGGAGGCGGGCTTAAAGGTCGCTGGGGGGAAATGTTTACTTAATTCTACTAACTACGAAGACGGGGAACCTCGGTTTTATAAGGTGTTGGAATTGGCGAAAAAATACGGCGCTGGTGTGGTGGTGGGAACCATTGACGAGGAGGGAATGGCGCGGACAGCCGCCAAAAAGTTTGCGATCGCTAAAAGGGCTTATAATGATGCGATCGCCTTTGGTATCGCCGCCACCGAAATCTTTTTTGACCCCCTAGCTTTACCTATTTCTACCGGAATTGAAGAAGACCGCGAAAATGGGAAAGCCACTATTGAAGCCATTAACCAAATGCGCCAAGAACTCCCCGGCTGCCATATTTTATTAGGAATATCTAATATTTCCTTTGGTTTGAACCCGGCGGCGCGACAGGTGTTAAATTCAGTGTTTTTGCATGAAACTATGGCCGTAGGTTTAGATTCGGCTATTGTGACTGCTAATAAAATCCTACCTCTGGCTAAAATTGAACCCGAACATCAAGAAGTCTGTCGCCACTTGATTTATGACCAAAGACAGTTTGATGGGGATGTTTGTACCTACGACCCCTTAACTAAATTAACCACCCTATTTGAAGGTAAAACTACTAAACGCGATCGCAGTGGTGATGCTAATCTACCAATTGAGGAACGCCTCAAACAGCATATCATTGATGGGGAACGCATAGGCTTAGAAGATGCTCTCGCCGAAGCCCTCAAAAAGTATCCACCCCTAGATATTATTAACATTTTCCTATTAGACGGGATGAAAGTTGTCGGGGAACTATTTGGGTCTGGTCAAATGCAATTACCCTTTGTTCTCCAGTCCGCCCAAACCATGAAGGCGGCGGTTGCTTACCTAGAGCCGTTTATGGAAAAATCCGAATCTGGAAATAACGCCAAAGGAACCTTTGTAATTGCCACAGTTAAAGGAGATGTTCACGACATCGGCAAAAACCTAGTTGATATCATCCTTTCTAACAACGGTTATAAAGTCGTTAACTTAGGCATTAAACAACCCGTTGATAATATCATTGCCGCCTACCGAGAACATAACGCCGACTGCATCGCCATGAGTGGTTTACTGGTAAAATCCACCGCCTTTATGAAAGATAACTTAGAGGTATTCAACCAAGAAGGAATTACCGTTCCCGTGATTTTAGGCGGTGCGGCTTTAACCTCCAAATTTGTCTATGAAGACTGTCAAAACACCTATAAAGGGCGGGTCATTTATGGGAAAGATGCCTTTTCCGATCTCACCTTTATGGATAAATTGATGCCAGCCAAGAAATCCGGAAAATGGGAAGATTTCAAAGGCTTTTTAGATGAATTTGTCGAAGATGAAACCATCACGGCTAATGGTGATAATCAACAGTCAGCACAACCAGACCAGCCAGAACCTGACACCCCCAAAGTAGTAGATACCCGACGTTCCGAAGCCGTAGCCGTAGATATAGACCGTCCTACCCCGCCATTCTGGGGCGTAAAAGTTCTGGAACCTGCGGATATGCCCTTTGATGAATTATTCTGGTATTTGGATTTACAAGCCCTAACCGCCGGACAATGGCAGTTCCGTAAACCCCAAGGACAGCCCAGGTCAGAATATAACCAGTTTTTAGAAGCTAAAGTTTATCCAATTTTGGCAGAGTGGAAACAGCGAATTATTAGCGAAAACCTACTCCACCCCCGCGCCGTGTATGGTTATTTCCCCTGTCAGTCGGAAGGGAACACGCTGTTAATTTATGACCCCGAAAAAATTAAGGCAGGAGAAATTTCCGAACCAATTACCAGTTTTGAATTTCCCCGCCAGCGGTCTGGTCGTCGCCTCTGTATTGCTGACTTTTTCGCCCCTAAAGATAGCGGTCAAATGGACGTTTTTCCGATGCACGCGGTTACCGTCGGACAAATCGCGACAGATTACGCCCAGAAGCTATTTGCTGCTGATGATTATACCAATTATTTGTATTTTCATGGTATGGCAGTACAAACGGCTGAAGCTATGGCAGAATGGTTACACGCGCGCATTCGCCGCGAGTTAGGTTTTGGTGGGGAGGATGCTGATAATATTCGCGATATCCTCAAGCAGCGTTATCGAGGTTCCCGTTACAGTTTCGGCTATCCGGCTTGTCCGAATATGCAAGACCAATATAAACAGTTAGATCTGTTGAAAGCAGAGGTGATTGGTTTATATATGGATGAAAGTGAACAGCTTTACCCGGAACAGTCTACTACTGCGATTATCACTTACCACCCAGCGGCTAAGTATTTTAGCGCCTAA
- a CDS encoding F420-0:Gamma-glutamyl ligase, with protein sequence MFDSFNWGAGVIIVNLILSLAIAIVVAIAIILIALEWQHRNRPGNDLELRAVNWEKTPTEPQRLLLKGEFELCNRTKTLEIMVPEVTAKVKLLSDGSLANTRVNTRIIAAHEATTPRADDYWLAYIVKARQLTRFQVIIDIQSPNLKELQSAWVQIRYVTYGPQGRIPKVRHLVIPMQYPDPQIPPTPRPVEGGGQVFPIRTHLLAQLDDPVEVVQRYVMPHAKPGDIVTMGETPLALIQGRFRHPTEVKPGWVAVRICYFFMPTSSLATACGLQTLVDIVGPVRVFGAFVGGAIGKVLGHPGGFYELAGEQARLIDDVTGTLPPYDQFIVLGPKDPQGVVNRIRQATGLEAAIVDVNDLKAVKILAATSGLSTALVERSLRSNPAGNADERTPLVLIRPESDQSP encoded by the coding sequence ATGTTTGATAGCTTTAATTGGGGGGCTGGTGTGATTATTGTAAATCTGATTTTATCCTTAGCGATCGCCATTGTAGTAGCGATCGCCATCATTTTAATTGCCTTAGAATGGCAGCATCGTAACCGTCCGGGTAATGACCTAGAACTAAGAGCCGTCAATTGGGAAAAGACACCCACAGAACCCCAAAGACTCCTCCTCAAAGGAGAATTTGAACTCTGCAACCGGACCAAGACCCTAGAAATAATGGTGCCGGAGGTGACAGCCAAAGTCAAACTCCTATCTGATGGGAGTTTAGCCAATACCAGGGTAAACACCCGCATCATTGCCGCCCATGAAGCCACCACCCCCAGAGCCGATGATTACTGGTTAGCCTATATCGTCAAAGCGCGCCAACTCACCCGATTTCAAGTAATTATCGACATTCAAAGCCCAAACCTCAAGGAACTCCAGTCAGCTTGGGTACAAATTCGCTACGTCACCTATGGACCCCAAGGCAGAATACCCAAAGTCCGCCATTTGGTGATTCCCATGCAATACCCAGATCCGCAAATCCCCCCCACTCCTCGCCCCGTAGAAGGCGGCGGTCAAGTATTCCCGATCCGCACCCATCTCCTAGCGCAACTAGATGATCCCGTGGAAGTAGTGCAGCGTTATGTAATGCCACACGCTAAACCGGGAGATATTGTTACAATGGGAGAAACTCCCCTAGCCTTAATTCAAGGTAGGTTCCGCCACCCAACGGAAGTCAAACCCGGATGGGTAGCGGTGCGAATTTGTTACTTTTTTATGCCCACCTCCAGCCTAGCCACCGCCTGCGGACTGCAAACCCTGGTCGATATAGTCGGTCCGGTGCGGGTTTTCGGAGCCTTTGTCGGAGGCGCTATTGGCAAGGTATTAGGTCATCCAGGCGGGTTTTACGAATTAGCAGGGGAACAAGCACGCCTTATTGATGATGTCACCGGAACCTTACCACCTTACGATCAATTTATTGTTCTTGGTCCAAAAGACCCTCAAGGGGTAGTTAACCGTATTCGCCAAGCGACGGGACTAGAAGCGGCCATTGTAGACGTTAACGACTTGAAAGCGGTTAAAATATTAGCAGCTACTTCTGGTTTATCTACGGCTTTAGTGGAGCGATCGCTTAGAAGCAATCCCGCCGGAAATGCTGATGAGCGCACCCCATTAGTTCTGATCCGTCCCGAATCGGATCAAAGCCCTTAA
- a CDS encoding DUF3727 domain-containing protein — protein sequence MPSQFSDENIPEPEATTLTDEQGRSIECTIESSFSLDGEEYILLLPLDTPVEILTWSDDEDEEVAVPVESEAVIDSIFDTAKVVLEEQNLTLKRTAVTLTVAGELPEDIFDNDVEENGSVGGGEEDYEELLMLTTFYHEEQEYGIYTPLDPFFIMARMNEKGEPQLLSSEELDKIEPLLPMIEEKLFGDFS from the coding sequence ATGCCATCCCAATTTTCCGACGAGAATATCCCCGAACCAGAGGCCACTACCCTAACTGATGAACAAGGGCGATCGATTGAATGCACAATTGAGTCATCTTTTAGCCTAGACGGGGAAGAATATATTTTGCTGCTTCCCCTCGATACCCCGGTGGAAATCCTCACTTGGTCTGATGATGAGGATGAAGAGGTGGCGGTTCCGGTAGAGTCAGAAGCGGTCATAGATAGTATTTTTGATACGGCTAAAGTAGTTCTGGAAGAACAAAACCTTACCCTCAAACGTACAGCAGTCACCTTGACTGTGGCTGGGGAACTACCAGAGGACATTTTTGATAATGATGTGGAAGAGAATGGCTCTGTGGGCGGGGGGGAAGAAGATTATGAGGAACTGTTAATGCTCACCACTTTTTATCATGAAGAACAAGAATATGGCATTTATACTCCCCTCGATCCATTTTTTATTATGGCTCGTATGAATGAGAAAGGTGAACCCCAATTGCTATCTTCTGAAGAGTTAGATAAAATTGAACCACTACTACCGATGATTGAGGAAAAACTCTTTGGAGATTTTAGCTAA
- a CDS encoding GNAT family N-acetyltransferase — protein MNLFPSPNQTQATIRAFQYRDLEAFERLSQLTQPVDEPWREDRTIDPETKQLRLWYGLLRFLSWFPNPCQHLFNTYVAEQGGQVQGVIRVSPFNRTRSTWQVKRVSVDPRTSSSSIGSQLLRYCFETIWEARTWVLEVNVNDKDDLALYRQNGFQPLAKITYWSVEPELLADLAQSVADVPNLLPVSNADAQLLYQLDTVSMPPQVRQVFDRHILDFQTNVIRAIVDGVRQWLDGIEQVSGYVFEPQRKAAIGYFQIQLCRDGRQPHQAELTVHPAYTWLYPELLCQMAQLVQDFPPQSLRLASVDYQPEREAYLQKVGAEPVEHTLLMSRSVWHKLRESKTIAEPLQWSEVLQSLQPSRKPVPGGMSWLGPMDHHQTHDDQTSTADSSKMPSQNIADSSAPDPN, from the coding sequence ATGAATTTATTTCCTTCTCCCAATCAAACTCAGGCGACAATTCGCGCCTTTCAATACCGCGATTTAGAGGCTTTTGAGCGTTTGTCTCAGCTTACCCAGCCGGTAGATGAGCCATGGCGCGAAGACCGCACCATTGACCCGGAAACCAAACAACTGCGACTCTGGTATGGCTTACTCCGATTTCTGAGTTGGTTTCCTAACCCCTGTCAGCATCTATTTAATACCTATGTGGCGGAACAGGGGGGACAGGTTCAAGGAGTGATCAGAGTTTCCCCGTTTAACCGTACCCGTAGCACCTGGCAGGTTAAACGAGTGTCCGTAGACCCCAGAACTTCGTCTAGTAGTATTGGTTCCCAACTGTTGCGATACTGCTTTGAAACTATCTGGGAAGCTAGAACTTGGGTTTTGGAGGTCAATGTTAACGATAAAGATGATTTGGCTCTATATCGACAAAATGGGTTCCAACCTCTGGCTAAAATCACTTACTGGTCTGTAGAACCTGAATTGCTGGCTGATTTAGCCCAATCTGTGGCGGATGTCCCTAATCTACTTCCGGTCAGCAATGCTGATGCTCAATTGTTGTATCAATTAGATACGGTTTCTATGCCTCCCCAAGTCCGACAGGTGTTCGATCGCCATATTCTCGATTTTCAAACTAATGTGATCAGAGCGATCGTCGATGGGGTGCGACAATGGCTTGATGGCATCGAACAGGTGAGCGGTTATGTGTTTGAACCCCAACGCAAGGCGGCGATCGGTTATTTTCAAATCCAATTGTGTCGAGATGGTCGCCAACCCCATCAAGCTGAATTAACCGTTCATCCTGCCTATACTTGGTTATACCCAGAACTTTTATGTCAAATGGCTCAATTAGTCCAAGATTTTCCGCCTCAGTCCCTGCGACTGGCTTCGGTGGATTATCAACCCGAACGCGAAGCCTATTTACAAAAAGTCGGAGCGGAGCCGGTGGAACACACTTTGCTAATGTCGCGATCGGTTTGGCACAAATTGCGTGAGTCAAAAACGATCGCCGAACCTCTCCAATGGTCGGAAGTTCTCCAAAGTTTGCAACCATCGAGAAAGCCAGTTCCTGGGGGAATGTCATGGCTGGGACCCATGGATCATCATCAGACCCATGATGATCAAACCAGCACTGCTGATTCTTCCAAAATGCCATCCCAAAATATCGCCGATAGTAGTGCGCCAGACCCCAATTAA
- the mltG gene encoding endolytic transglycosylase MltG codes for MGRISKGIFYTVVPLVWVFFGWQGWSWWSWASSPPVDEDAIGENAKSETAILISIPPGTSSQQIGLDLESAGLIRSSTAWRLWSRWLVFRDPDGEFKAGNYQLSPTESLSAIADRIWTGEVMQTSFTIPEGWSIQEMAEYFQAKGFFSAEEFIAQAQQIPFDQYPWLPQGLPILEGFLYPDTYVLASDLITPKAVINQMLTQFERVALPIYQQSRDRHNLDLNEWVALASIVEKEAVVADERNLISGVFHNRLRMGMPLAADPTVEYGLGIRQTVDQPLTFRQVETPGPYNTYLNVGLPPTAIASPGVASLKATLNPAETDYLYFMARYDGTHIFSRTGEEHKAAIAEVERQLANQ; via the coding sequence ATGGGACGGATTTCTAAAGGTATTTTTTACACCGTTGTACCATTAGTTTGGGTGTTTTTTGGGTGGCAAGGATGGAGTTGGTGGAGTTGGGCTAGTTCCCCCCCTGTAGATGAAGATGCGATCGGAGAAAATGCTAAATCGGAAACTGCTATCCTGATTTCAATTCCCCCAGGAACATCTAGCCAACAAATTGGTCTCGATTTGGAAAGCGCTGGCTTGATTAGATCATCGACAGCTTGGCGGTTATGGTCTAGGTGGTTGGTTTTCCGAGACCCAGATGGAGAATTTAAAGCGGGAAATTACCAGCTATCTCCTACGGAGTCCCTCAGTGCAATTGCCGATCGCATTTGGACTGGGGAAGTGATGCAAACCAGCTTTACCATTCCAGAGGGGTGGTCGATTCAGGAAATGGCTGAATATTTCCAAGCCAAAGGATTCTTTTCGGCGGAAGAGTTTATCGCACAAGCTCAACAAATACCATTCGATCAATATCCATGGTTGCCGCAAGGATTACCTATACTGGAAGGATTTTTATATCCTGATACCTATGTTCTGGCTAGTGATTTGATTACCCCTAAAGCGGTGATTAACCAGATGCTAACTCAATTTGAAAGGGTGGCGCTACCAATTTATCAACAAAGCCGAGACAGACACAATCTCGATCTCAATGAATGGGTAGCACTGGCTAGTATTGTGGAAAAAGAGGCGGTGGTGGCTGATGAACGGAATTTGATTTCTGGGGTGTTTCATAATCGCCTCAGAATGGGAATGCCATTGGCTGCAGATCCTACGGTAGAATATGGTTTGGGGATTCGCCAAACTGTTGACCAACCTCTAACTTTTAGACAGGTGGAAACTCCGGGACCTTACAATACTTATCTGAATGTGGGACTCCCACCAACAGCGATCGCCTCCCCAGGTGTGGCTAGTTTAAAGGCTACCCTAAATCCAGCCGAAACAGATTACCTCTATTTTATGGCTCGGTATGATGGTACTCATATCTTTAGCCGCACCGGAGAGGAACATAAGGCGGCGATCGCAGAAGTTGAACGACAACTCGCTAATCAATAA